From Rutidosis leptorrhynchoides isolate AG116_Rl617_1_P2 chromosome 3, CSIRO_AGI_Rlap_v1, whole genome shotgun sequence, a single genomic window includes:
- the LOC139896190 gene encoding P-loop NTPase domain-containing protein LPA1 homolog 2-like, producing the protein MEVAKLLYIVVEDEEGMSFRYTRHVLQSTLQLMGCKARHAFKISQRVFEIMRTECVGDTLAAAMGEIKTAIDFNHHPGKENSKEIGTSNNTTKVLKNDDDVKIRSIPFESYKKRTTVIVKRRRFIDVVCDALAAYKYVGPNQRADLVLACRIRERKESVTILLCGTSGCGKSTLSALLASRLGITTVISTDSIRHMMRSFVDEKQNPLLWSSTYHAGEHLDPVAVSEAKAKRKAKKQGNISPQSQFKNGPFDGSTPLSNDGLGSSSGSTTVDLISPKQMAVEGFKAQSEMVIDSLDRLITAWEERKESVVVEGVHLSLNFVMGLMKKHPSIIPFMIYITNEDKHMERFAVRAKYMTLDPAKNKYVKYIRNIRTIQEYLCNRADKHLVPKVNNTNVDKSVAAIHATLFSCLRRRESGEQLYDPTTNTVFVIDEEYRNQCVANSLSSKGMFQLIQRQGSSRHLMALLNDDGSVAKAWPVHSVDADGKPIIGVPDYGPLQIGKAEPVNLQFGNFGISAWPTDLGCTSRASSVDESRGELTDNGSRYHSSCCSSPKASDGPAKELKEEQSVFGSDEEGDDHLEVDSDEDFSDDDAKEHMHEEMEGSVDEESTKSDEEYDDLAMQDTQENGYFTDDEFNTNQTLASPTQHDYGNKYSQNLDRFLRAKSEPSPDPAHHNLSLIKGKRLVSSPSLKVKRRSHSISSFGKDGPLSPTLMKATATLSLDHP; encoded by the exons ATGGAGGTGGCGAAATTGTTGTATATAGTGGTGGAAGATGAAGAAGGAATGTCGTTTAGGTATACACGTCATGTTCTTCAAAGCACTTTACAGTTAATGGGTTGTAAAGCACGTCACGCTTTCAAG ATTAGTCAAAGGGTTTTTGAAATAATGAGAACAGAATGTGTAGGGGATACTTTAGCTGCTGCTATGGGTGAGATTAAAACTGCAATAGATTTTAATCATCATCCTGGAAAAGAAAATAGTAAGGAAATTGGGACAAGTAACAATACTACTAAGGTgttgaaaaatgatgatgatgttaaaattAGGAGTATACCGTTCGAATCGTACAAAAAACGCACGACGGTTATTGTGAAAAGGAGGAGGTTTATAGATGTTGTTTGTGATGCTTTGGCTGCTTACAAGTATGTTGGTCCTAACCAGAGGGCTGATCTGGTTTTAGCTTGCAG AATCAGGGAAAGGAAGGAATCTGTGACGATCCTACTATGTGGAACAAGTGGATGTGGCAAATCAACTTTGTCTGCGTTATTG GCTAGTCGGTTAGGGATCACAACGGTGATATCTACAGACTCAATTAGGCACATGATGAGAAGCTTTGTAGATGAAAAACAAAATCCTTTGCTCTGGTCATCTACTTACCACGCAGGCGAACATCTAGACCCAGTAGCCGTTTCAGAAGCTAAAGCCAAGAGAAAAGCAAAGAAACAAGGAAACATTTCACCTCAATCACAATTTAAAAACGGTCCATTTGACGGTTCAACACCACTATCTAATGACGGTTTAGGTTCGAGTTCAGGTTCTACTACAGTCGACTTAATTAGCCCCAAGCAAATGGCGGTTGAGGGCTTTAAAGCGCAGAGTGAGATGGTAATTGATAGTCTTGATCGACTCATAACGGCATGGGAAGAAAGAAAAGAATCAGTAGTTGTGGAGGGTGTTCACTTGAGCCTTAACTTTGTG ATGGGGTTAATGAAGAAACATCCATCAATCATACCATTCATGATATACATCACAAACGAGGACAAACACATGGAAAGATTTGCGGTTCGTGCAAAGTATATGACATTAGATCCAGCCAAAAACAAATATGTGAAGTATATAAGAAACATCAGAACAATTCAAGAATACCTTTGCAACCGAGCAGACAAACATTTAGTTCCAAAAGTAAATAACACAAACGTCGATAAGAGTGTTGCTGCAATACACGCTACACTTTTCAGTTGTTTAAGAAGACGCGAATCTGGGGAGCAGCTTTACGATCCTACAACTAACACAGTTTTTGTGATCGATGAAGAGTATAGAAATCAGTGTGTGGCTAATTCATTGAGCTCAAAGGGCATGTTTCAACTGATCCAAAGACAAGGTTCTTCTAGGCATCTAATGGCTCTGTTAAATGACGATGGGTCCGTTGCAAAAGCATGGCCCGTGCATTCTGTAGATGCTGATGGCAAACCGATTATTGGAGTTCCTGATTATGGACCGTTGCAGATTGGAAAAGCTGAACCGGTTAATCTCCAATTTGGTAACTTTGGAATTAGCGCTTGGCCAACTGATCTTGGGTGCACCAGTCGCGCTAGTAGCGTTGATGAGTCTAGAGGCGAGCTTACTGATAATGGTAGTAGATATCATTCATCATGTTGTAGTTCGCCTAAGGCCTCCGATGGACCCGCCAAAGAG TTGAAGGAAGAGCAGTCGGTGTTTGGAAGCGATGAAGAGGGAGATGATCATCTTGAGGTGGATAGCGATGAGGATTTTAGTGATGATGATGCTAAAGAACATATGCACGAAGAG ATGGAAGGTTCGGTGGATGAGGAGTCAACGAAATCAGATGAGGAATATGATGATCTTGCAATGCAGGATACTCAAGAAAATGGTTACTTCACCGATGACGAATTTAACACAAATCAAACTCTTGCATCGCCGACCCAACATGACTATGGGAACAAGTATAGTCAAAATTTAGACCGTTTCTTAAGGGCTAAAAGTGAGCCGAGCCCGGATCCTGCACACCACAACCTGAGTCTCATAAAAGGGAAAAGGCTAGTGTCCTCTCCAAGCCTTAAAGTCAAAAGACGGTCCCACAGCATTTCAAGCTTTGGTAAAGACGGTCCATTGAGCCCGACCCTTATGAAAGCCACCGCTACATTATCACTTGATCATCCTTAA